In Achromobacter pestifer, the DNA window GCGCAGGCTTTCATGGTCTCGGCGCGTACGGACGGCGCGTCGTGCGCGCGCGACGGCATCACCATGTTCCTGGTCCCGGCCACTGCCGCCGGTCTCACGCAGCGGCCATTCCGCAGGTTGGACGGCGGCCGCGCCTCGCATCTCGCATTCGAGGGCGTGCGCGTGGACGACGGCGCAGTGCTGGGCCGCCGGGACGATGGCGCAGCGGTGCTGGACGATCTGTACGCGCACGCGATCGGCGCGCTTTGCGGCGAAGCCCTGGGCGCGATGCAGGCGATGCACGACGCCGCGCTCGATTATCTGAAAGTCCGGCGACAGTTCGGCCGTCCCATCGGAACGTTCCAGGCGTTGCAACATCGGCAGGTGGACATGTACACGGCGCTCGAAGAAGCGCGGTCGTTGACCCTGGCCGCCAACATGGCGCTGGCCGAATCCATGCCGGAAGCGGAGCGGCTGCTTTCCATGGCCAAGGCCCAGGTAGGCAAGTCCGCCCGCATCGTCGGGCAAGGCGCCATCCAGCTGCATGGCGGCATCGGCATGACCGAAGAGCTGCAGGTCGGCGCGCACTTCAAACGGACAACCGTGATCGAAGCCATGTTCGGCTCGCGCCAGCACCATCTGGCGCGCCTGATTCAGGACCGGCAGGCATAGCAGCAAGACACAACCGCAGGGCCGAGGGGCAGCGGTTCATTTTTACGTTTTTTCAGAGCGTGCTCCAAGCGCGCATGATTCCAGGGGAAAGAAATGAAAGACATCACGATCAATCCCGGAGCCGGGGTTCCGCCCGGCCGTCCGGCGCATCAGGCCACGGCGCACGAGCGCAGCGGCCGCAAGGCAGTGATTGCCGCGTCGGCCGGCAATGCCCTCGAATGGTATGACTTCACCGTCTATGCCCTGTTCGCGGTCTATATCGGGCAGAACTTCTTCCATAACGCCGATCCCACCGTGCAATTGATGGCTTCGTTCCTGGCCTTCGGCCTGGGCTTCGTGGTGCGGCCCCTGGGCGCGCTGGTGCTGGGTTCCTATGGCGACCGCGCCGGACGCAAGGCAGCGTTGACCTTGACCATCATGCTGATGGCCGTGGGCACGCTGCTGATCGCCGCGGCGCCGCCCTATGCCGCGATCGGCGTGGGCGCCCCCCTATTGATCGTGTGCGGCCGCGTGCTGCAAGGTTTCTCGGCCGGCGGCGAGGTCGGTGGCGCCACCGCCTTCCTGGTCGAGCATGCGCCGGAAGGCAAGCGCGGTCAGTATGCCTCGTGGCTGCAGGCCAGCATGGGCATTTCCAACCTGCTGGGCGCACTGGTCGCTACCCTGGTCACCACGCTGCTGACCGAACAGCAGGTCGGAGAATGGGGTTGGCGCGTGCCGTTCATCATCGGCCTTGCGATCGCGCCTGTCGGCCTGTGGATGCGCCGTGCGCTGGACGAAACGCCGCATTTCCGCGAAGAACAGGCGCGCCAGGCGCGTCAGGGCGACCATGTCAAGGCGCCGCTGCTGTCGGTCCTGCGGGACTATCCCAAGGAGCTGCTGACCGGCCTGTGCATGTCGGTGCTCTGGGCCGTCGGCCCCTACGCGCTGATCATTTTCATGCCCATCTATGTGCAGAAATCGCTGGGGTTCTCCAGTTCACAGGCCTTCACGGCAGCGCTCGTGGGCAATCTGTTCCTGATCGGGGGTTGCGTGTTCTCCGGCACGCTGTCGGACCGTTACGGTCGCCGCACCGTGCTGCGCGCAGCGGCGCTGATCCTGCTGCTCGCGGTCTACCCGCTGATGATGTGGCTGAAGGCATCGCACACCCTGGGCACGCTCATCGTGGTGCAGTCGCTGTTCTGCCTGATGGTGGCCATGTACGTGGGCGTGGCCCCGGCGGCGCTGTCCGAAGTGTTTCCCACCGCCGTGCGCTCTTCGGGCATGTCCCTGTCGTACAACACGGCAGTCACGGTCCTGGGCGGATTCGCCCCCGTCATTCTTACCTGGATCACCTACACCACGGGCGTGGCGTTCGCGCCCGCACTGTACGTCATGGGAGCCAGCGTGGTCGCGCTGATTGCATTGACCGTTCTGCCGCAGGGCCGCCATGTTTAAGGTATCCAAGACACTGGCCGCGGCCGCGGCGCTCGCGCTGGCCGGCTTTTGCTCGACGCCGCTGGCGGCGGAATCGCCGCGGACCACCGAGCTGGTTCTGCTGGGCGTGGCCGGCGGCCCGACCTGGTATGGCGCCGAGTCGCCGCACGGGATTTCTTCGGCAGTGCTGGTGGACGGACGGGCCTACATCGTCGACCTGGGCTCTGGCGCTTACCGCCAGTTGCGCCGCGCCGGCGTCAAACCCGGCGCCGAACAAGCCGTGTTCCTGACCCACCTGCACACCGACCACATCATCGATCTGGCGAACCTGCTGATGTACGACCCGAGCGCCCGCCGCCGCGCCAAGGCGTCCATGCAGATATACGGCCCCGGACGGCGCGGCGTCCTGCCGCCGCTCGCGCCCGGCATGAAGGACGACCCGGTGATCCACGCGGAAAATCCTTCCGCCGGCACGCGCGATCTGGTCGAGTCGGTCATCGCCGGCATGTCGGCCGATCTGAACATACGGGTGCGCAGCGAAGGCGTGCCGGATATCCGGCAGTTCTTCCAGGCTCATGACATCGAGGTTCCGGCCGGCGTGGTCAAGGATCCGAACACCGAACCGGCTCCGCCGATGGATCCGTTTCCCGTCTGGCAGGATGAGCGTGTCAAGGTCAGCGCCATCCTGGTGCCGCACGGTCTGGTGTACCCCAACTTCGCCTACCGCTTCGACACCGCGGCAGGCTCCGTGGTGTTCTCGGGCGATACGGCGGTCAGCGAAAACCTGATCAAGCTGGCCCACGGCGCCGACATCCTGGTGCACGAGGCGATCGACCCGGCCTGGGTCGACCACATCGTCGGCGCCAAGCCCTGGGACGCCCGCCAACAAGCGTTGGCCAAGCAACTGCTGGAGGCCCACACCACGCCGCAGCAAGTGGGCGAAGTCGCCACCCGCGCCGGCGTCAAGACGCTTGTGCTGTCACATCTGGTGCCGGGTGACGCGCCTGCGGAGCATTGGCTGCAGGCGCGCCAGACCTTCCGCGGACCCGTCGTGTTGGGACAGGACCTGCTGCGCCTGCCCCTGGGCGCGCAGCGCCAACCCTAGCCGCCCCGCACGCTTTCCTGCTCCGCCCCGACACCGCGGGCCGCTTGGCGGTCCGCGGCGCCGCCGCGCCCGTTTCTTTCCCCAAGCCAGGAGTCGCAATGTCCATGCAGCACTCGCCGTCCTCCCCTGCCCGGCCGTATCGGGCAGCCATCCGCCGATCCACTGGCATCGCCGCGCTGCTGGGCGTATTGCTCGCGCCCATGGCAGCCGTCGCGGCCGCCTGCGCGCCCATCGTTCTGGACGGCCAGTCGCTTACCCTG includes these proteins:
- a CDS encoding MBL fold metallo-hydrolase, which gives rise to MFKVSKTLAAAAALALAGFCSTPLAAESPRTTELVLLGVAGGPTWYGAESPHGISSAVLVDGRAYIVDLGSGAYRQLRRAGVKPGAEQAVFLTHLHTDHIIDLANLLMYDPSARRRAKASMQIYGPGRRGVLPPLAPGMKDDPVIHAENPSAGTRDLVESVIAGMSADLNIRVRSEGVPDIRQFFQAHDIEVPAGVVKDPNTEPAPPMDPFPVWQDERVKVSAILVPHGLVYPNFAYRFDTAAGSVVFSGDTAVSENLIKLAHGADILVHEAIDPAWVDHIVGAKPWDARQQALAKQLLEAHTTPQQVGEVATRAGVKTLVLSHLVPGDAPAEHWLQARQTFRGPVVLGQDLLRLPLGAQRQP
- a CDS encoding MFS transporter, which produces MKDITINPGAGVPPGRPAHQATAHERSGRKAVIAASAGNALEWYDFTVYALFAVYIGQNFFHNADPTVQLMASFLAFGLGFVVRPLGALVLGSYGDRAGRKAALTLTIMLMAVGTLLIAAAPPYAAIGVGAPLLIVCGRVLQGFSAGGEVGGATAFLVEHAPEGKRGQYASWLQASMGISNLLGALVATLVTTLLTEQQVGEWGWRVPFIIGLAIAPVGLWMRRALDETPHFREEQARQARQGDHVKAPLLSVLRDYPKELLTGLCMSVLWAVGPYALIIFMPIYVQKSLGFSSSQAFTAALVGNLFLIGGCVFSGTLSDRYGRRTVLRAAALILLLAVYPLMMWLKASHTLGTLIVVQSLFCLMVAMYVGVAPAALSEVFPTAVRSSGMSLSYNTAVTVLGGFAPVILTWITYTTGVAFAPALYVMGASVVALIALTVLPQGRHV
- a CDS encoding acyl-CoA dehydrogenase family protein, whose protein sequence is MDFSFNDLQRMLHESAETYARDHGDFERRRRLMASAAGYAQEDWKLMADLGWLALLLPEELGGVGGGPVETMIIMEALGKALAGEPYLSTAVLGAGCLLRHGTPAQRDACLGPLALGDYRMALAHREQDSHENRHAVALRARRDGAGYVLDGAKQTVFDAPGAQAFMVSARTDGASCARDGITMFLVPATAAGLTQRPFRRLDGGRASHLAFEGVRVDDGAVLGRRDDGAAVLDDLYAHAIGALCGEALGAMQAMHDAALDYLKVRRQFGRPIGTFQALQHRQVDMYTALEEARSLTLAANMALAESMPEAERLLSMAKAQVGKSARIVGQGAIQLHGGIGMTEELQVGAHFKRTTVIEAMFGSRQHHLARLIQDRQA